A portion of the Daphnia magna isolate NIES linkage group LG4, ASM2063170v1.1, whole genome shotgun sequence genome contains these proteins:
- the LOC116921903 gene encoding ankyrin repeat, SAM and basic leucine zipper domain-containing protein 1 yields the protein MAGRPAGFSDGESDDDEFGVYEAPASLPNLRVRPPINPLPQTQVIKKSDVDLEDFRIATMKGNLQSVKLYVENGVSVSQVLRSGWTALMYSVSCGRWQITEYLLDNKANPNFHKELFTPLMAACASSHEVEDDLVKCVELLISHSANVNATERHKVTPLMFACKEKRLKIVQTLLKRNEINIDLQDHHGWSALMWAADKGDGAIVRALLEHGEKGADTHLMSSSGQKAVDVALIAGHKDVAALLDLTLKPQESPAPAPPPSTDSIATVTELETVLMGLDLTCLLPIFYEHKMNYDSFLLMDDGDLDRMGISQVGYRTRLLNAVKEIHTKEWERGSLPAIQYSKYLSCPEATALVGNLAIHGRYMLASVAYLRDQIQRRPRILQLGMETASVHALSAQTQYAIKQISELQSQLKFLKLYLDKVQDKAEFVPADLITERNGYRDKRDRSFWRRPWGRYIVMAVVAFTGGLVLWSTPSRFLQHSTAVLLVA from the exons ATGGCTGGACGGCCCGCAGGTTTTTCGGATGGGGAATCGGATGACGATGAATTTGGAGTTTATGAAGCACCTGCTTCATTACCGAATTTACGAGTTCGGCCACCTATTAATCCGTTACCCCAGACTCAG GTTATCAAAAAATCTGATGTTGACTTGGAAGATTTCCGTATAGCCACCATGAAGGGAAACCTTCAGTCAGTCAAGTTGTATGTTGAAAATGGAGTCTCTGTCAGCCAGGTGCTGCGGTCAGGTTGGACGGCTTTGATGTACTCTGTGAGCTGTGGCAGATGGCAAATTACAGAATATCTTCTAGACAACAAAGCCAATCCCAATTTCCATAAAGAGCTTTTCACACCTTTAATGGCTGCATGTGCATCTTCGCATGAGGTTGAAGACGATCTGGTCAAATGTGTTGAGCTTCTTATTAGCCACAGTGCCAATGTCAATGCCACCGAGAGGCACAAAGTGACACCATTAATGTTTGcctgtaaagaaaaaagactgaAAATTGTACAAACTTTGTTAAAGAGAAATGAAATCAACATTGATTTGCAGGACCATCATGGTTGGAGT GCCTTAATGTGGGCCGCCGATAAAGGAGACGGAGCTATAGTGCGAGCTCTTTTGGAGCACGGTGAAAAGGGAGCAGATACACACCTAATGTCTAGCAGCGGACAGAAAGCCGTTGACGTTGCTCTGATAGCTGGACACAAAGATGTGGCGGCTCTTTTAGATCTAACGCTGAAACCGCAAGAATCTCCGGCGCCAGCCCCTCCGCCATCCACCGACTCGATTGCCACAGTCACCGAACTGGAAACAGTATTGATGGGCCTAGATTTGACGTGTCTATTGCCAATCTTTTACGAACACAAGATGAATTACGATTCTTTTTTACTCATGGACGATGGAGACCTCGATCGGATGGGCATCAGTCAA GTTGGCTACAGGACGAGACTTTTGAATGCTGTCAAAGAAATCCACACCAAAGAGTGGGAGCGAGGAAGTTTACCGGCCATACAATACAGCAAATATCTCAG CTGCCCTGAAGCAACCGCGCTCGTTGGTAATTTAGCCATTCACGGACGTTACATGTTGGCCAGCGTGGCATACCTTCGCGATCAAATTCAGCGTAGACCGAGAATCCTCCAACTAGGCATGGAG ACGGCATCTGTTCACGCTCTGTCCGCTCAAACACAATACGCAATAAAGCAAATCAGCGAGTTACAAAGTCAACTCAAGTTCCTTAAACTCTATCTCGACAAG GTTCAAGATAAAGCGGAATTTGTTCCAGCCGATTTGATCACAGAGAGAAACGGCTATCGCGATAAAAGAGATCGAAGTTTCTGGCGACGTCCATGGGGTCGCTACATAGTTATGGCAGTTGTGGCCTTCACCGGGGGCCTTGTCTTATGGAGCACCCCCTCGCGCTTCCTCCAACACTCCACTGCTGTCCTCCTTGTGGCGTAG